The Drosophila biarmipes strain raj3 chromosome 2L, RU_DBia_V1.1, whole genome shotgun sequence genome has a window encoding:
- the LOC108033327 gene encoding aurora kinase B: protein MTLSRTKHANRNHLPHLLTKVPEEHQEPIKNMCLKMMSHDAYGQPYDWSSRDFEMGAHLGRGKFGRVYLARERHSHYLVAMKVMFKEELRKGCVQRQVLREIEIQSRLKHPHILRLLTWFHDESRIYLALEIASEGELFKHLRGAPNHRFDEPRAAKYTYQVANALNYCHLNNVIHRDLKPENILLTSTDDLKLADFGWSAHTPNNKRRTLCGTLDYLPPEMVDGNSYDDSVDQWCLGILCYEFVVGCPPFESNSTESTYSKIRRMEISYPPHLTKGCKELIGGLLKKESKGRITLVEVMMHYWVKEGMAQREQQLLKRERGKENTARN, encoded by the exons ATGACGCTTTCTCGCACAAAGCACGCCAACCGGAACCATCTGCCGCACCTGCTGACCAAGGTGCCCGAGGAGCACCAGGAGCCGATTAAGAATATGTGTCTTAAGATGATGTCCCACGACGCCTACGGACAACC GTACGATTGGAGCTCCCGCGACTTCGAAATGGGCGCCCACTTGGGCCGCGGGAAATTCGGTCGCGTCTACCTGGCGAGGGAACGCCACTCTCACTATCTGGTGGCCATGAAGGTCATGTTCAAGGAAGAGCTGCGCAAGGGCTGTGTGCAGCGCCAAGTTCTGCGCGAGATCGAGATCCAGTCGCGACTGAAGCACCCACACATCCTGCGCCTGCTCACCTGGTTCCATGACGAGAGCCGCATTTACCTCGCTCTGGAGATCGCTTCAGAAGGCGAGCTGTTCAAGCATCTGCGAGGAGCACCCAACCATCGATTCGATGAACCCAGGGCGGCGAAATACACATACCAGGTGGCCAATGCCCTCAACTACTGCCATTTGAACAACGTGATCCATCGGGATCTGAAGCCGGAGAACATCCTTTTGACCAGCACCGACGATCTGAAGCTGGCCGACTTTGGTTGGTCGGCGCACACGCCCAACAATAAGCGAAGGACTCTGTGCGGCACATTGGATTACCTGCCGCCTGAGATGGTGGACGGCAACTCCTATGACGACTCGGTGGACCAGTGGTGTCTTGGCATCTTGTGCTACGAGTTCGTCGTTGGCTGCCCGCCCTTCGAGTCGAACAGCACGGAAAGCACATACAGCAAGATCAGGCGCATGGAGATCTCCTATCCGCCGCATTTGACCAAGGGCTGCAAGGAGCTTATTGGCGGG CTTCTGAAAAAGGAGAGCAAGGGCCGGATCACCTTGGTGGAGGTCATGATGCACTATTGGGTCAAGGAGGGAATGGCCCAAAGGGAGCAACAGCTCCTCAAACGGGAGCGCGGCAAGGAGAACACGGCAAGGAATTGA